One Shewanella sp. MR-4 DNA window includes the following coding sequences:
- a CDS encoding YchE family NAAT transporter — protein MELTLYVKFFLGLVAIINPIGLLPVFVSLTSHQTEAERNHTGKVANFAVVVILLVTIVAGQHILNMFSISLSAFRIAGGTLIAIIAMSMLQGKLGEVKRNQEEDRESSAMESVAVVPLALPLMAGPGAISSVIVFAAEHNSFSNFVAMFITVIIFGLVSFALFRMASIIYKILGKTGINVITRLMGLLMLSIGIEVIAAGIKGLFPQLFS, from the coding sequence TTGGAGTTAACACTTTACGTTAAATTTTTTCTTGGTCTGGTTGCCATTATCAACCCCATTGGTTTGTTGCCAGTGTTTGTGAGCCTTACTAGCCATCAAACCGAAGCCGAGCGTAACCATACGGGTAAAGTGGCTAACTTTGCGGTGGTGGTGATCCTGCTGGTGACCATAGTGGCGGGGCAACATATTTTAAATATGTTTAGCATTTCACTCTCAGCCTTTAGGATCGCTGGCGGCACGCTGATCGCGATTATTGCGATGTCGATGCTGCAGGGTAAATTAGGTGAAGTAAAACGCAACCAAGAGGAAGACCGCGAATCTTCGGCGATGGAGTCCGTGGCGGTGGTGCCGTTAGCCTTGCCGTTAATGGCAGGCCCTGGTGCGATTAGTTCGGTCATCGTGTTTGCCGCAGAGCATAATTCCTTCTCCAATTTTGTGGCGATGTTTATCACAGTGATCATTTTTGGCTTGGTAAGTTTTGCCCTGTTCAGAATGGCGTCAATCATTTACAAAATTCTTGGTAAAACAGGCATTAACGTTATTACCCGTTTGATGGGGCTATTAATGCTGTCGATCGGGATTGAGGTGATTGCCGCTGGTATTAAAGGGCTGTTCCCACAACTCTTTAGCTAA
- a CDS encoding methyl-accepting chemotaxis protein translates to MKWQWIGNLSLKQKLLMVVLPPLFACFLYGALFLIEKYEYRQELKLIVQLSELAVTNSNLVHELQKERGMSAGFIGSAGKAFAGKIPSQRQLTDSQLKQFQDFISNNALPEVFAPKLREINTQLGRLSGIRSQIDSLSISVADEVAYYTDLNKQLLAIVDETAKAGANQEIAIKAAAFSAYLQMKERAGIERAVLSSTFGQAGFKPKVYAKFITLVSEQNTYLERFLALATPNLVEGIRQLQNGNEVSEVEALRQIAIDQDNQKIQQQNPEDWFAKSTARIDRLRDFEQEVSTDLVKTTTDRLYTANEHMFFVLVTLTVVLVLVLLLSLSVIRYLHDSVHHVYSTVTKARKHYDLSVRLTQNSSDEFGELAIAFNDMMNDFESVILQVRASASKLQQAVEQMDVCTHAMEQDVMAGHSEAEQVASAMTEMSATVAEIASNAVNASEASTAANHEAKAGNIEVGRTSAAIKALADDIDGASKAINELDREIHGIVVVLDVISGIAEQTNLLALNAAIEAARAGEMGRGFAVVADEVRSLAQRSQTSTSDIKNMTDRLKSGASIAVKAMERGLAQANNSVHEAEQAGIELKRIVEQVDIIDRMNEQIATATHEQSAVSEDVNRNALKISEIYLNTQRISDELRELTKALTYDAALMSKEVNKFNVN, encoded by the coding sequence ATGAAATGGCAATGGATTGGCAACCTCAGCTTGAAACAAAAATTACTCATGGTTGTATTGCCGCCCTTATTTGCATGTTTTTTATATGGTGCTTTGTTTCTCATTGAAAAATATGAGTATCGTCAAGAGCTTAAGCTTATCGTCCAATTGAGTGAATTGGCGGTCACCAACAGTAATCTGGTGCATGAGCTACAAAAAGAGCGTGGCATGAGCGCAGGCTTTATTGGCTCAGCGGGTAAAGCCTTTGCAGGCAAAATCCCAAGTCAAAGACAACTGACGGATAGCCAGTTAAAACAATTCCAAGATTTCATTTCAAACAATGCGTTACCCGAAGTGTTTGCGCCTAAATTACGGGAGATCAACACTCAGCTTGGTCGCCTTTCTGGGATCCGTTCGCAAATCGACAGTTTATCCATCAGTGTGGCCGATGAAGTGGCCTATTACACCGATCTCAATAAACAGTTATTGGCCATCGTCGATGAAACGGCAAAGGCTGGCGCCAACCAAGAAATTGCCATTAAGGCCGCGGCATTCAGTGCCTATCTGCAAATGAAGGAACGGGCGGGGATTGAGCGTGCGGTCTTAAGTTCAACCTTCGGCCAAGCAGGTTTCAAACCTAAGGTATATGCCAAGTTTATAACCTTAGTCTCTGAGCAAAATACTTATCTGGAGCGCTTCTTGGCACTTGCCACGCCCAATCTCGTCGAGGGTATTCGTCAGCTGCAAAATGGTAACGAAGTCAGTGAAGTTGAGGCGCTGAGACAAATAGCAATCGACCAAGATAATCAAAAAATTCAGCAACAAAACCCGGAGGATTGGTTTGCGAAATCCACGGCACGTATCGACCGTTTACGGGATTTTGAGCAAGAGGTTTCTACCGATCTGGTTAAGACCACCACAGACCGACTCTATACCGCCAACGAGCATATGTTCTTCGTGCTCGTGACATTAACCGTGGTGTTAGTGTTAGTGCTGCTGTTGAGTTTATCGGTTATCCGTTACCTACACGACAGTGTGCACCATGTGTATTCGACGGTGACAAAGGCCAGGAAACATTATGATCTCAGTGTGCGTTTAACCCAAAATAGCTCGGATGAATTTGGGGAGTTAGCCATTGCATTCAACGACATGATGAATGATTTCGAGAGTGTGATCCTGCAAGTGCGTGCCAGTGCCAGCAAGTTACAACAAGCGGTAGAGCAAATGGATGTGTGTACCCACGCAATGGAGCAAGATGTGATGGCAGGGCACAGTGAGGCCGAACAAGTGGCCTCGGCAATGACGGAGATGAGTGCGACGGTGGCAGAAATCGCCAGTAACGCCGTTAATGCATCGGAAGCCTCCACCGCGGCGAATCATGAGGCAAAAGCGGGTAATATCGAAGTGGGTCGTACCAGTGCCGCCATTAAGGCTTTAGCCGATGATATTGATGGCGCCTCTAAGGCCATTAATGAACTCGACCGTGAAATCCACGGTATTGTGGTGGTACTCGATGTGATAAGCGGCATTGCCGAACAAACGAATCTACTTGCACTTAATGCGGCGATTGAAGCGGCAAGGGCAGGCGAGATGGGACGGGGCTTTGCCGTCGTGGCCGATGAAGTGAGAAGTCTTGCGCAGCGCTCACAAACCTCGACCTCCGATATTAAGAACATGACGGATAGACTGAAATCGGGCGCCAGCATTGCCGTTAAAGCCATGGAACGCGGACTCGCACAGGCCAATAACAGCGTGCACGAAGCCGAGCAGGCGGGGATTGAGCTTAAACGTATCGTCGAGCAAGTGGATATTATCGACCGCATGAATGAGCAAATTGCCACGGCAACCCATGAACAGTCTGCCGTGTCTGAGGATGTGAATCGCAATGCATTGAAGATCAGTGAAATTTATCTCAATACCCAGAGGATTTCGGATGAATTACGGGAATTGACCAAGGCACTGACCTACGATGCGGCGCTAATGTCCAAGGAAGTGAACAAGTTCAACGTCAATTAA
- a CDS encoding tyrosine-type recombinase/integrase, giving the protein MGRSTNKLTAKAVLNAKAEAKPYRLSDGGNLYLYVRTAGKTWEFRYIRPSTSKPTYFGLGSYPDVSLAEARDKALEARKNLAEGIDPQLLKVENKLKAATENAQTLKHIAQMWMDSKQGSIKPKTIEGNWRKLELYAFPKLGSIAISRLTAPIAIAALKPLEQKGHLETVKRTAQLLNEIMNFSVNSGYIHANPLSGIREVFRKSKVEHLKALKPAELAELLQTIANANLLLTTRCLIEWQLHTMTRPNEAAGARWEEIDFDAKLWTIPESRMKMNREHIIPLTEHTLAILETVKPISEQSQFVFPSSKDPQKHTDPETINKALGRMGLKGRTTGHGLRSLASTTLNEQGFDGDVIEAALAHVDKNQIRSAYNRTTYLERRTKLMEWWSNHIATAAVGSLSVTASSRKLGA; this is encoded by the coding sequence ATGGGAAGGAGTACAAATAAGCTGACTGCAAAAGCGGTGCTCAATGCTAAAGCGGAAGCAAAGCCCTATAGATTGTCAGATGGTGGCAATCTCTATCTCTATGTGCGTACTGCAGGGAAAACTTGGGAATTTAGATACATACGTCCCTCCACCAGCAAACCCACCTATTTTGGTTTAGGCTCATATCCTGACGTATCCTTAGCTGAGGCGCGAGATAAAGCGCTAGAAGCGCGAAAAAACTTGGCCGAAGGCATCGACCCTCAATTACTTAAAGTTGAAAACAAATTAAAAGCGGCAACAGAGAACGCTCAAACTCTCAAGCATATTGCGCAAATGTGGATGGACTCTAAGCAGGGAAGCATTAAGCCTAAAACCATCGAAGGCAATTGGCGTAAGCTTGAGCTGTATGCCTTCCCTAAACTGGGGAGTATTGCGATTAGCAGACTCACGGCTCCCATAGCCATTGCCGCGCTAAAGCCCCTAGAGCAGAAGGGGCATCTTGAAACGGTTAAGCGTACCGCTCAGTTGCTGAATGAAATCATGAACTTTTCAGTTAACTCTGGTTACATTCATGCTAATCCGTTGTCAGGTATTCGAGAAGTTTTTAGAAAGAGCAAAGTAGAACATCTGAAAGCATTAAAACCAGCAGAGCTAGCTGAGTTGCTGCAGACTATTGCAAACGCCAATTTATTGTTAACGACCCGGTGTTTGATTGAATGGCAATTGCACACAATGACCAGGCCAAATGAAGCGGCCGGAGCCCGTTGGGAAGAAATCGATTTTGATGCCAAACTTTGGACTATTCCTGAATCACGCATGAAAATGAATCGTGAGCATATTATCCCGCTTACAGAGCATACCCTCGCGATACTCGAAACTGTTAAGCCGATTAGTGAACAGAGCCAATTTGTCTTTCCATCATCTAAAGATCCTCAAAAGCACACAGATCCTGAAACCATTAACAAAGCATTAGGGCGCATGGGATTAAAGGGAAGAACAACGGGTCATGGTTTACGCTCGCTTGCGAGCACTACCTTAAACGAGCAAGGCTTTGATGGTGATGTTATTGAGGCAGCGTTAGCCCATGTTGATAAAAACCAAATCCGCAGTGCCTATAATCGCACGACCTACCTAGAGCGACGGACCAAGTTAATGGAGTGGTGGAGCAACCATATTGCCACTGCAGCAGTGGGCTCTTTGTCAGTAACAGCTAGTTCAAGAAAATTAGGGGCATGA
- the mntA gene encoding type VII toxin-antitoxin system MntA family adenylyltransferase antitoxin, translating to MLLLHHDKLKAKPMTIEQSQHLHRLNALAASHSEVAALWLYGSQAEGNASEHSDWDLAVAFDPVKADSVLDTRIRAEVLAMDWQRALGLAEGKLSVVDINLAPIPLAFGIINANKLIFSRDEGRRMQEESRIMSQMELDYSAPNHFIILDNAYITSLRLSLSRYQAELGELRQLLSQRPLSNLEERAAERTLQVSIEACIDIAKHWAKALAGQARRMPTKHLRSCVNEVYNQLMN from the coding sequence TTGTTACTCTTACATCATGACAAACTTAAAGCCAAGCCAATGACTATCGAGCAGAGTCAGCATTTACACCGACTAAACGCTTTAGCTGCAAGCCATTCTGAGGTGGCAGCATTATGGCTTTATGGTTCGCAGGCGGAAGGAAATGCTAGCGAGCATAGCGATTGGGATTTAGCCGTCGCATTCGACCCGGTAAAGGCGGACAGTGTGCTTGATACTCGTATTAGAGCTGAAGTGCTTGCTATGGATTGGCAAAGAGCATTGGGGTTAGCCGAAGGGAAGCTTTCTGTTGTCGATATCAATCTAGCACCAATCCCTCTGGCCTTCGGTATCATTAATGCCAATAAACTTATCTTTAGTCGAGATGAAGGCCGAAGAATGCAAGAAGAGTCTCGCATAATGTCGCAAATGGAACTCGATTATTCAGCCCCAAACCACTTTATTATTTTGGATAATGCCTATATCACGTCATTGCGCTTAAGCCTTAGCCGGTATCAAGCCGAGCTTGGAGAGTTACGTCAATTACTCAGTCAGCGTCCCCTATCTAATCTTGAAGAACGCGCAGCAGAGCGAACACTACAGGTCTCTATTGAAGCTTGCATTGACATTGCAAAACATTGGGCTAAGGCACTGGCTGGACAAGCCCGCAGGATGCCTACCAAGCATTTGAGATCCTGTGTCAACGAGGTATACAACCAGCTGATGAATTAA
- a CDS encoding HepT-like ribonuclease domain-containing protein, with amino-acid sequence MQPADELNGWRKVIGLRNALVHDYLNIDPEIIRSVSSQGYSDR; translated from the coding sequence ATACAACCAGCTGATGAATTAAATGGCTGGCGTAAAGTGATAGGCCTGCGTAATGCACTGGTACATGATTATCTGAATATTGACCCTGAGATCATCCGCAGTGTGAGCTCTCAAGGTTATAGCGATAGATGA
- a CDS encoding AlpA family phage regulatory protein: MLDSNPSYSIVRLASVIKLTGLSRSTIYDKQNPKSPRYDHTFPQKVSLGPRAVGWYFGEIESWLKSVRTQK, from the coding sequence ATGCTTGACAGTAATCCGAGTTATTCAATCGTTAGGCTTGCTAGTGTTATTAAGTTAACTGGACTATCACGGTCTACTATATACGACAAACAAAACCCGAAATCTCCTCGATATGACCATACGTTCCCCCAAAAAGTATCACTTGGGCCTAGGGCTGTTGGTTGGTATTTTGGCGAGATAGAATCATGGCTTAAATCAGTCAGAACTCAAAAGTAA
- a CDS encoding YfjI family protein: MKRTVPRMKNLEFDAPVNQDYFSAKFPISDGICPDVGEESIFGRAIKECSLITQASNSLIITAGLAAVATALQGHINVELPTGKICPVSLNLLTCADSGERKSTVEKLLNKGVKNYQIKNEESYRENFKKYKILIEMHDLKTKKIKKKLYLGSDREVDEGFNELLEHEKHKPEMPKSSNSIYEDSTVEALMSGLKNDSPNAYLGSSEGGVLINMLSESTTPYLNTIWSGDDVYVARKTTDSYTLCDVRLTTHIMIQPQTFMRFMHKSQSAVRVNGFLSRFLVCFPTPVSGYRQTSGIKFGEEFINIFHQKVEGFLDKIPPSRQLVVFSDEAKDIWLKIYNDIESKMAPGAIYANAKDHASKLAENIARVAALIHYFEQPFDSKISFEALNLSIKLVSFYSSHFMNYFCPPPKDVVLGNELLFWLNTLKNSGTRYVKKNYVLQFGPVMLRKSDSLNIAIGYLMSKGVIQIFDNKRTKIVDLCPLLPFDQKKFDIDIKFLW; this comes from the coding sequence ATGAAACGCACTGTCCCACGGATGAAAAATTTAGAGTTTGACGCGCCAGTTAACCAAGATTATTTCAGCGCTAAGTTTCCTATATCTGATGGTATTTGTCCTGATGTAGGAGAGGAAAGTATTTTTGGGAGAGCGATAAAAGAATGCTCGTTAATTACTCAGGCATCAAATTCTTTAATCATTACTGCTGGTCTAGCTGCTGTGGCAACAGCTCTACAGGGACATATTAATGTTGAATTACCCACAGGTAAAATTTGTCCTGTCTCTCTTAATTTATTAACTTGCGCGGATTCAGGTGAACGAAAATCTACAGTTGAAAAATTATTAAATAAGGGTGTTAAAAACTACCAGATTAAAAATGAAGAATCTTATCGTGAAAATTTTAAAAAATATAAGATTTTGATAGAGATGCATGATCTTAAAACAAAAAAAATTAAGAAAAAGCTGTATCTTGGATCTGATCGCGAAGTTGATGAAGGATTCAATGAGTTACTTGAGCACGAAAAGCACAAACCTGAAATGCCAAAATCATCCAACAGTATTTATGAGGATAGTACTGTAGAGGCACTTATGTCTGGACTCAAGAATGACTCGCCCAATGCATATCTTGGGTCAAGTGAGGGTGGTGTGTTAATCAATATGCTTTCAGAGTCAACTACGCCGTATCTCAATACTATCTGGAGTGGTGATGACGTCTATGTGGCAAGAAAAACCACTGATTCCTACACACTTTGTGATGTTAGGCTGACAACACACATCATGATCCAGCCTCAAACTTTTATGCGATTCATGCACAAATCTCAGAGTGCAGTAAGAGTCAATGGCTTTCTATCACGATTTTTAGTGTGTTTCCCAACGCCGGTGAGCGGTTATCGGCAAACGAGTGGAATTAAGTTTGGAGAGGAGTTTATTAACATTTTTCATCAAAAGGTTGAAGGTTTTCTAGATAAAATTCCACCTAGTCGTCAGTTAGTAGTGTTTTCTGATGAGGCAAAAGATATTTGGTTAAAAATATATAATGATATTGAAAGTAAAATGGCTCCTGGTGCCATTTACGCTAATGCTAAAGATCATGCCTCTAAATTAGCAGAAAATATAGCAAGAGTTGCAGCATTGATTCATTATTTTGAACAACCTTTTGATTCTAAGATATCATTTGAAGCATTAAATTTATCAATTAAACTGGTAAGTTTTTACTCATCACATTTTATGAATTATTTTTGCCCGCCCCCTAAGGATGTAGTATTGGGTAATGAATTACTATTTTGGTTAAATACACTTAAAAATTCTGGGACTCGGTATGTAAAGAAGAATTATGTTTTGCAGTTTGGACCAGTCATGTTAAGGAAGAGTGATAGTTTAAATATAGCTATAGGTTATTTAATGTCGAAAGGGGTGATTCAGATTTTTGATAATAAAAGAACAAAGATTGTTGACTTGTGTCCATTATTACCTTTTGATCAAAAAAAATTTGACATTGATATTAAATTTTTATGGTAA
- a CDS encoding inovirus Gp2 family protein has product MRKNSNLNLLHCVEYFGLPVLKFKNGVYEEYLKRNYNVINQTLIMYSKVFAVRVDLRFPDQYKSYDNSAVTRFVESLKSQVKADYIAKTKHSDGFVHKSDVLYIWVQETGEHNKPHYHLCLFFNGNAYRSLGKFELGRSNMYNRIVKAWASALAIKTINAQGLVHIPKHSCYFLDKTLPFTKTFEFRVLFIRLSYFAKVDSKYYGDRRHHYGCSRTPDIK; this is encoded by the coding sequence ATGCGTAAAAATAGTAATTTAAATTTATTACATTGTGTCGAGTATTTTGGCTTACCTGTTTTGAAGTTTAAAAATGGTGTTTATGAGGAGTATTTGAAGAGAAATTATAATGTTATTAACCAGACTCTAATTATGTACTCAAAGGTTTTCGCCGTGAGAGTTGACTTGAGGTTTCCTGATCAATATAAGTCATATGACAATAGTGCAGTTACTCGATTTGTCGAATCATTGAAATCACAAGTTAAGGCTGATTATATTGCAAAAACTAAACATTCAGACGGGTTTGTACATAAAAGCGATGTACTGTACATCTGGGTGCAAGAAACTGGAGAACATAATAAACCACACTACCATCTTTGTTTGTTTTTTAATGGTAATGCCTACAGAAGTTTAGGTAAGTTTGAACTTGGTAGATCTAATATGTATAACCGAATCGTTAAAGCTTGGGCGAGTGCATTAGCCATAAAAACAATTAATGCGCAAGGTTTAGTTCATATTCCAAAGCATTCTTGTTATTTCTTGGATAAAACTTTGCCTTTTACTAAAACTTTTGAATTTCGAGTTTTATTTATTCGCTTAAGTTATTTTGCTAAAGTGGATAGTAAATACTATGGTGATAGACGACATCATTATGGTTGTAGTAGGACGCCAGACATCAAATAG
- a CDS encoding CopG family ribbon-helix-helix protein, whose protein sequence is MSTIKPVSVKLDADIKARVEHLAETRKRSSHWMMREANRVYVEREEKREALQQEALRAWEAHQTSGLHVTDDEVVSWLESWGSENEKAAPTCHK, encoded by the coding sequence ATGAGCACAATCAAACCCGTGTCGGTAAAATTAGATGCCGATATTAAAGCCAGAGTCGAGCATTTAGCCGAAACGCGTAAACGTTCATCACACTGGATGATGCGGGAAGCGAACCGTGTATACGTTGAAAGAGAAGAGAAACGCGAGGCGTTGCAGCAAGAAGCGTTACGCGCATGGGAAGCACACCAGACATCAGGATTGCATGTCACCGATGACGAAGTGGTGAGTTGGCTCGAGTCTTGGGGAAGTGAAAATGAAAAGGCTGCCCCTACATGCCACAAATAA
- a CDS encoding lecithin retinol acyltransferase family protein produces the protein MYTFQPGDHLVTNIDPLGLTEHHGLYVGHGNVIHLSKQGIIEEIDLLQFASGHKIRVKKSSLFPHQAIELARSQLGHSPYGVATNNCEHFVNECLAGSSTSNQVSNLTHMALQGSARAGLLGRSASKLATGTVANVVLASTVIKMTGEYLGLPDNVNTLLGTPGDLVAKPAECLLKGTTQTLDETYTCLRQGEMTYAGIKLVTGSIETGLNTVLTTAEVGINGVKAGAGLIADAWHWLRS, from the coding sequence ATGTATACATTTCAACCCGGTGATCATCTGGTCACCAATATCGATCCGCTTGGCTTAACCGAACACCATGGCCTCTATGTCGGCCATGGAAATGTGATTCACTTATCTAAACAGGGCATCATCGAAGAAATCGATCTGCTGCAATTTGCCAGTGGCCATAAGATCAGAGTGAAAAAGTCCAGCCTGTTTCCCCATCAGGCCATTGAACTTGCACGCAGTCAACTGGGTCATAGCCCATACGGCGTAGCTACCAACAATTGCGAGCACTTCGTCAATGAATGCTTAGCGGGGAGCAGTACCTCTAATCAAGTCAGTAATCTCACCCACATGGCGCTGCAAGGCTCAGCCAGAGCAGGTTTACTAGGGAGGAGCGCGTCAAAGCTTGCCACGGGGACTGTCGCAAACGTCGTATTAGCCTCTACCGTCATCAAAATGACCGGTGAATACCTAGGGTTACCCGATAACGTCAACACGCTGCTAGGTACACCTGGAGATCTTGTGGCTAAACCTGCCGAATGCCTACTAAAAGGCACCACGCAAACTCTAGATGAAACTTATACTTGCTTACGCCAAGGAGAGATGACCTATGCGGGGATCAAACTCGTCACCGGCAGTATAGAAACGGGCTTAAACACCGTGTTGACGACAGCAGAAGTGGGCATCAATGGTGTAAAAGCCGGTGCGGGGCTGATAGCCGATGCATGGCATTGGTTAAGGTCATGA
- a CDS encoding site-specific integrase: protein MNEVEAVKNRDTIKLISYLLERHFGQQMADVWNIGLNLALRISDLLAIKFSDIDGDRLTIIEQKTGKRASIKLNPKTLALIEAIHQRHPEHIYLFQSHRSSQAKDRQAPAKPLTRRAVAKAFAFVGDDIKLALGTHSMRRTRGYHLYQACKDIGRVMRMLRHQSEAVTLRYIGITQQQIDKDFVELEI from the coding sequence ATGAACGAAGTCGAAGCGGTCAAGAACCGCGACACCATCAAGCTTATCAGTTACCTGCTCGAACGTCACTTTGGTCAGCAGATGGCCGATGTCTGGAATATCGGCCTTAACCTGGCCCTTAGGATCTCGGACTTACTGGCCATCAAGTTCAGCGATATCGACGGCGACCGCTTAACTATCATTGAACAGAAGACCGGTAAACGCGCCAGCATCAAGCTCAACCCGAAGACGCTGGCGTTGATTGAGGCGATCCACCAGCGTCACCCCGAGCATATCTACCTGTTCCAATCCCACCGCTCGAGCCAAGCCAAAGACCGGCAGGCCCCCGCGAAACCACTGACACGGCGTGCAGTCGCCAAAGCGTTTGCCTTTGTCGGTGACGATATCAAGTTAGCCCTGGGCACCCACTCGATGCGTAGAACCCGCGGCTATCACCTATATCAAGCCTGCAAAGACATTGGTCGGGTGATGCGCATGCTGCGGCATCAATCGGAAGCGGTCACCCTGCGTTATATCGGCATTACTCAGCAGCAAATCGATAAGGACTTTGTCGAGCTGGAAATCTGA
- a CDS encoding DUF2787 domain-containing protein yields the protein MKIHRETILPLPEHFYELLEQQLAALNHPDLNSVTFNYRDPDYSYESGGYHPVEINLYRQNDCWYLNYFTDFAYCGGPFPFPELEKEMEVLFQEKQVYNSFFGRCYLEHADSLVRLLLENFCNYIEMEVYQVQISAD from the coding sequence ATGAAAATACATCGCGAAACCATCCTGCCACTGCCAGAGCACTTTTATGAATTGTTGGAGCAGCAACTGGCCGCACTCAATCACCCTGATCTCAACAGCGTCACTTTTAACTACCGCGATCCCGACTACAGCTATGAGAGCGGCGGTTATCACCCAGTGGAGATCAATCTCTACCGCCAAAATGATTGCTGGTATCTCAATTACTTCACTGACTTTGCCTACTGCGGCGGCCCCTTCCCCTTCCCTGAGCTTGAGAAAGAAATGGAAGTGCTGTTTCAGGAGAAACAGGTCTACAACAGCTTCTTTGGCCGCTGCTACCTCGAGCACGCCGACAGCCTGGTACGACTGTTACTGGAGAACTTCTGTAACTACATCGAGATGGAGGTGTACCAGGTTCAGATCAGCGCCGACTGA
- a CDS encoding DUF2787 domain-containing protein has product MTLTIKRNQPPAMPDRFYQVIEKELANVDPKDANAITLNFRDPDYSAEAGGFHPVEVRLEKQQEHWRLVYVTDFAFRGHPFPELVKDIDICFNSKQVYSLFSGWITERESQGLIKLFSDNFVSYYQMEAYEVQVSFD; this is encoded by the coding sequence ATGACATTAACCATCAAGCGTAACCAACCGCCAGCGATGCCTGATCGTTTTTACCAAGTGATTGAAAAGGAACTGGCCAACGTCGATCCAAAAGATGCCAACGCCATCACCCTTAATTTTCGCGACCCAGACTACAGCGCCGAAGCGGGTGGCTTTCATCCCGTCGAAGTACGACTAGAGAAACAGCAAGAACATTGGCGTTTAGTGTACGTTACCGACTTTGCTTTTCGCGGTCATCCCTTCCCTGAACTGGTTAAAGACATCGATATCTGCTTTAACAGCAAGCAGGTCTATAGCCTGTTTAGTGGCTGGATTACTGAGCGGGAATCACAGGGGCTGATTAAGTTGTTCAGCGATAACTTTGTCAGTTACTACCAGATGGAAGCCTATGAGGTGCAAGTGAGCTTTGATTAA
- a CDS encoding type IV toxin-antitoxin system YeeU family antitoxin yields the protein MTTLKLFDIEHAWGLPRKVSPRFGARLILRGLYLDYLHDRASFVGEFPPAIKQQFVEAFPAMVKQLERLVATGEIDTTEQHCVSIEHAGFTCEADTLGSHGYLYIAIYQTETKPKLSH from the coding sequence ATGACAACCCTAAAACTTTTCGATATTGAGCACGCCTGGGGCTTGCCCCGTAAAGTGTCTCCCCGCTTTGGTGCGAGACTGATTTTACGCGGTCTGTACTTGGATTATCTCCATGACCGCGCAAGCTTTGTTGGTGAATTTCCACCAGCCATTAAACAACAATTTGTCGAGGCCTTTCCCGCGATGGTTAAACAGCTTGAGCGGCTGGTGGCCACCGGCGAGATTGATACCACAGAGCAGCACTGCGTTAGCATTGAACACGCTGGCTTTACCTGTGAGGCCGACACACTTGGCAGTCACGGTTATTTGTATATTGCGATTTATCAAACCGAAACTAAACCAAAGCTAAGCCACTGA
- the radC gene encoding RadC family protein — MSTKATEPNNSIDQPINHWPQTAEAILASAANIIAERYVKKDAYTNPQATKDFLTYKLGGYEREVFAVMLLDNQHQLLEFKELFFGTLDAASVYPREVVKAVLAVNAAAVIFAHNHPSGESEPSAADKYITQRLTDALALIDVRVLDHIVVGRTPVSFAERGLL, encoded by the coding sequence ATGTCAACAAAAGCGACTGAACCTAACAACTCAATAGACCAACCTATAAACCATTGGCCGCAAACTGCCGAAGCGATCCTAGCCTCTGCCGCCAATATCATTGCCGAGCGCTATGTGAAGAAGGACGCCTATACCAACCCTCAAGCCACTAAGGATTTTTTAACTTACAAACTCGGCGGTTATGAGCGGGAGGTGTTTGCGGTAATGCTGCTCGATAATCAGCATCAATTACTCGAGTTTAAAGAGTTGTTCTTTGGCACCTTAGATGCCGCCAGTGTTTATCCACGGGAGGTGGTTAAGGCTGTGTTGGCTGTCAATGCCGCTGCAGTGATTTTTGCCCATAACCATCCCTCCGGTGAGTCTGAACCTTCGGCTGCAGATAAGTACATCACTCAACGGTTAACCGATGCTTTAGCGCTTATCGATGTGCGCGTGCTTGACCATATCGTGGTTGGCCGCACGCCAGTGTCCTTTGCTGAGCGCGGCTTGCTCTAG